DNA from Malus sylvestris chromosome 11, drMalSylv7.2, whole genome shotgun sequence:
AGTCATTGCAAGTGTTTCACTAAACTGCAACTGCAATTACATGCAGATACACATTATGCATATATCAGAAGCAATGCATGTGTGggatcatgtatgtatataaagcAGTACATAAAACTCTGTACTTAGACTTTGATTATGACAAAGATGTATTTACACTAGCTGGTACGTAGCATACCTTGTGCAAGGAACAACCTCTGAGCAGTAATTTATCCATGTCTTGAGAACCATCCTTTATTTCACCAAATAATATCTCTGCAAATGACTGCCCTCCAGATATTGACTGATATGCAAGATTGTTATAATATGATTTAgcaaaaatcaaacacaaataaattagAACAAGATACAGAATTTATGAGTAAGGTATGTCAATATAGTTTTTGACGAGCAAGAGATTAATACCTGGTTGTGATTTTCAGCATACACAAGCATTTTATCAGCATAGTTTCTGTTGCCCATTAATGTGCTGACAATCTACAGTGTGGGTTAACGTCATTTAGTTTTCACTTTGTGGGATGGAAAAACAATCAGTGAATTAACAAGAAACAGCACGATCCCACTCGATTCTAAGACAATGTGTCACAATTAAATGGTTCAACCTTACTCATGCTCCAATCATGGTCCGGAACATTCTCAAGGAAATTTGACCACGTCTCTGATACAGAAAGATTgacacaataatcaaatcccaACCCGCCTTGAGAGATGGGTTCACATAGCCCAGGATAGAAGGTTGCCtggaaaataattaaaatatcacTCTTTAGAAGCCACAAAATACAGTGCATATCACTGAATAAATTCAATGAGAATATTATGTTTTTTGCTACCATTTTCAATGATGTTAATAAATCTGATCTACTCGAATACAAAGTTAGAATAGAATCAGTGGAGCTAACAACCCAATATGATCTGAACTCTTGAGCCCACTAGCAGCAACTATATGCTAATTTTCAAGAGCGTTCTATGAGAAAAATGTTATGTGAGTTTCTCttcaaggagttctcatactgtAAAGTGTAAACAACGATTTCAATATCAATTTCTTACATCTTCAGCAATTGTTATTATATTCGGATGGAGAACATGAAGTATCTCATTTGCCAAAATGAGGTATAGCAATGCGTCCTTGTCTACATATTGATTACAGTACCTGCCAAAGTATGAAGATTGAGTTCCAAGTTCATAGCTAGCATTCAATCATAAGAATAGTAGGAGGTTGAGTATGAAATAGCGTATTATGCTCACATAACACAAGAATTTATATTTACTAGTTATGTTTTGTAAAACTTCATTTATTCTGCTTAGTGAATGTAATTCAACCACCCATTTATTAACAGAAGCAGTTGAAATGTCTTCTTATATAAACCATAaagcgcgcgcacacacacacacgtacgtacacatatatatacaattaTGATAATACAATACTGCACGCCAAATCCAGCTTGTTATAGGTTAGTCATGTAAATATTGTTGAAATTCACTAGCAACAGCATAAGGATATAAGCCATATCTTGGAAAGTTAAGATGCCTTTGTTTAAGGCCCAGAAAATTTGACAGTTCTTATATCAGTGTAAATAATAACACATTACGAAATTGTAGATGGTTCAATAAATGCCTTACTCCTCCAAGTCACCGGTAAAAGAAGCAAAACCATTGTGTGTGTACATCATTGATGAGAGTGAATGGAAATTAAAACCATCAATTTGGTACTCTGTGGCCCACCTGTAGAAAATTGCAATTATTGAGATACTATGCTCAAAcccaaagaaaaacagaaaaaaaaacttcccaaaacaaaaagaatagaGGATAATGTGGTATTAGAACACGGAACTAGGTGGTAAAATGATGATTGGTCCAAAGAAGCAACTCTACTAATGTTTTAAAACTTTGAACCATTCtataagcttcacatttaccaGTTCAAATTTGAGAGAAGAAAATGCAGGACATCCAGATCGCCATATTTAAACATTCTGGTACCCCAGTACTTGTGTTGTCCCCGTTTACCTGTAAAGAAAATAGTGTATCATGGAACAAGATACATGAAATGAGAACAAAGGCCAATGCTGTCAAAGAGAATAAGCTTTTGGGTGGGATATTCTTTAGTACTTAAACAATTACATAGCCCGGTTTTGGCTGGTTTCTCTCCATACCTCATATATCACCGCAAATCTAACCTCTTGGCTGTTAGAGCATTTGGAACCCGCTTCATTCAAGGTTTTCTTTTCGGCCTCATAATCAAAGCGGGAGGGTTATCTGCCTATTCTAACACTTCTTGGCCAATCAGTCTTTTAGGTTTGACAACTAGCTCCATAATTTATTACTTTAAAAAAACGTATGAATCCATCCCACATCTCAGGTATGGTCTCAAGACAAATGTCCATTGGCCCTTCAAACATTTAGGTTCTCTTCTCCCATAACAGTCAAAACCAACCCAATCAATATTGTGTTGGATTGGCAAGTAGTCCCGGTTAGTAATCATAATATATCTCTGGTTCAATGTAAATTGGGCACCGGATTTGACACGCTTACTCCTAGTGAGACCTATCATACTGTCAATTACAAGCACAAGTAGTATAAACAAACACATACCTGCGTGGAAGTAGCAGTCATTAGTTCCATCAAATAGTGACAATCCAACCATCTCATCTGCAGCTGAGTAGGAATGTACTATGTCTAAAAAAACCAGCAGTCCTAGTCCTGTAAATAAAGAAGGTAGGTTACAGTTTGTAAgctttaattgttaaataaaaaatatggtgGAAAAACATGTTGAAGAAACATGTTATTGACGCCAAAATAGTTAAGAAATAGCATTCCTTTTCATGAATATTATCAGTAAGAAGCATGCAATGAAAATACTTGTTATCTATTCCTACTCTGTCTAAAAAAACCAGCAGTCCTAGTCCTGTAAATAAAGAAGGTAGGTTACAGTTTGTAAgctttaattgttaaataaaaaatatggtgGAAAAACATGTTATTGACACCAAAATAGTCAAGAAATAGAATTCCTTTTCATGAACATTATCAGTAAGAAGCATGCAATGAAAATACTTGTTATCTACAGAGGCTAATGCCATTGACAGCCTATGGTGTCATTTTGTTCTACCAATGATTTTCTTTTCCTAAAAAGTTCAACAATAAAAGCGCTGATAGACAACTCTATGCTACACATGTCATTGATATAAATCCTTTGGAATTTACAAACAAGATGCAATCACCATACAAACCTACGCTGTTACCTTTACATTTTGTAATCCAAAATTTTAGAAGCCAAGCTCAATATGTCacataataacaaaataataataataataataataattatagtaACGTTCAAGCAATTAAAATAGCTTTTGCATAAGCTGAACAAGCCAAGCAGGAATGACAACTAGTAAAGCGTACATAAATCTTGAAGGTTACAGGTTAATGAAATGAATGGAATTAAATGGATGATAGTGATAACCATGTGCTTCATCAACCAACCGCTTGAAATCATCAGGAGTTCCATATCGGCTGCTAACAGCATATAAATTCGTGACCTGAAATCCATAAAAGTGTTTGACCAGTTTGTTGAACAGCCATGTAAATCAAGGATCAAGATCAAAGgaattttttgaacaaatgcctcttttggttgacatcATAATGATATGGATGTAACCAACCCATTACAAGTCAGAAGTAATCAATGTCTAATCCGAGAACATAATGAGAAAGGATGGCTGACTCACTCTATAGCCAACAGTAAAATAATCTTTGTGCTCAATAACTCCCATCAGTTGGATCGTATTATACCCGGCCTCCTTTACATGAGGAAGGACCTGCAATAAACATAACGAGTGAAAATTGAGGAATCTGATTGCCCATAAAAGATATAGCAGattcaaatttaaaatgaaaattgCAGGAGTTACCTTCTCTGTGAAATCATTGAAAGAAGTCATTTTTGGCTCTGATCCACTTATGCCAACATGGCATTCATAAATGCGCAAAGACTTTGGCACTTTTGGGCGTGAATTTTTCCATTTGAATGCATACTCTGGTGGTGGCTCCCAGTGTATTGCAAAAGCTTGCTCTCCTTCTGCCTCTGAAGGTAATCAAAAGAGTGCTTTGATAAGAAATCAATAAATTACAGGAAACATAACATTCCTATAtctcttaaaataataaataaataatatgccTGTACAAATTACGAAACAATGCAGATAATATAAAAAGGTTTATAAGATATCAccaaaaatataataacctGTCATTGCTTATAAGAAACTCCTAAGGAAACCAAGAGGATGCTAGAGAGGTAGACAATGAGAGACAGACACACACATGAAATTTGTCCAGTTACAAGCAGGAAGAATAATCTACATAAGCCCCAATTGCGCAAAACATGGCGGTAAGTGGAAAATCTATTAACCTGAAGCCAATTCTAATCTGAAATCAAACCTCTTGTGAAAGTAAAATAGCCACTAATTCTACATAAGGATCTTCAACAAAAGCCTAGTGTTGGATGAACAAATTATGCttagcaaaagaaaagaaaatttaccTGGTTGCACATAAGTAGCCCAAGCAGGTACTCGTTCCAATGGCCCACTAGGAGTGTTAAAATAGACCCTGTACTTGCTCCCATGAGGAATGCATGGACTGTACTTTTTCAACCATGCCTTCCTTCCTTTGCGTGTCTCAAACCAATATGCCAAGGGAGGCTTCTTTCCTCGAAATTTTTCTTGCGACACAGGATCAAGCACGACATTGAAAATGTCGTACTCTTTTCCATTGTCAATCACATCATAACAAGGTGCGTTACTAGGTATGTCATCTTTATGCTGTTCTTTCCAAGATTTATATCTAGTTTCTGCATCTGGTATTTCTTCAAGCTCCTCTAATGTTTGAGGACCATTAGGCCCAAAAATCTGCTCATACAACTTTGCTGGCATTTCAAAACGGTTCTTTATAAACCGGTCTTCTCCAGGTTCCCAATACTCATCATTTGCTTTCTTAAAGAGTTCCTCAATGGTAACACCACTGTCACCTTTA
Protein-coding regions in this window:
- the LOC126589639 gene encoding 1,4-alpha-glucan-branching enzyme 3, chloroplastic/amyloplastic → MTSLLLSTKFSLYPNGTFLHFMFPNRPQRITFPRKTPIACSATEQPKRRQKPPKKKKSVADGEKGVDPVGFLTKHGISHKQFAQFLRERHKSVKDLTDEIFNRHANLRDLASGFEILGMHRHPEHREDYMEWAPGARYCALVGDFNGWSPTENCAREGHFGHDDYGYWFIILEDKLRDGEKPDELYFQQYNYIDDYDKGDSGVTIEELFKKANDEYWEPGEDRFIKNRFEMPAKLYEQIFGPNGPQTLEELEEIPDAETRYKSWKEQHKDDIPSNAPCYDVIDNGKEYDIFNVVLDPVSQEKFRGKKPPLAYWFETRKGRKAWLKKYSPCIPHGSKYRVYFNTPSGPLERVPAWATYVQPEAEGEQAFAIHWEPPPEYAFKWKNSRPKVPKSLRIYECHVGISGSEPKMTSFNDFTEKVLPHVKEAGYNTIQLMGVIEHKDYFTVGYRVTNLYAVSSRYGTPDDFKRLVDEAHGLGLLVFLDIVHSYSAADEMVGLSLFDGTNDCYFHAGKRGQHKYWGTRMFKYGDLDVLHFLLSNLNWWATEYQIDGFNFHSLSSMMYTHNGFASFTGDLEEYCNQYVDKDALLYLILANEILHVLHPNIITIAEDATFYPGLCEPISQGGLGFDYCVNLSVSETWSNFLENVPDHDWSMSKIVSTLMGNRNYADKMLVYAENHNQSISGGQSFAEILFGEIKDGSQDMDKLLLRGCSLHKMIRLITLTISGRAYLNFMGNEFGHPECVEFPMSSNNFSFALANRRWDLLAKEGLHRNLFIFDKDLMKLDETERVLARVLPSIHHVNDNTMVIAYMRGTLLFVFNFHPTDSYEGYGIGVEEAGEYQLVLNTDEIKYGGQGLTKDDQYSRKTISRRVDGLRNCLEVPLPSRTAQVYKLSRILRI